Proteins encoded by one window of Culicoides brevitarsis isolate CSIRO-B50_1 chromosome 2, AGI_CSIRO_Cbre_v1, whole genome shotgun sequence:
- the LOC134828994 gene encoding venom serine protease-like — translation MTKHLTAGQELEITSSTAKFFNRSGYHLLAPHNHRIKASCNYTKGSNDGEFLHVQTDYTHNDDGGQSIFVSSNFTKTSLFNHLIIVMRNTTSSISDDDAASGRFECRLQVEKRERCDCGWGRPVDRRIVNGSETERNEFPSVVAMIHVPSNYTFCGGTIIHPRYILSAAHCFVSHTYRNRYEVKILLGAHNYHDKSTSSYHTAYQFEKIITHPNYETTEQDNDILLLKLTREIIFSRGVGPACLPWKFVNYNFYDDDVQMVGWGTTTWHGQLSQVPRKVTLKVMDTDICDKKIVWVNEKKLCTYAEQRDGCQSDSGGPVYYTSPADNRQYVVGIISFGIRCATKSPGVNTRVTNYLAWIAMTVEENERDAFCAIE, via the exons ATGACAAAGCATCTTACCGCCGGACAAGAATTAGAAATTACTTCGTCGACtgccaaatttttcaatcgcTCCGGATATCACTTACTTGCGCCGCACAATCATCGCATCAAGGCGTCGTGTAACTACACCAAAGGCTCCAACGATGGGGAGTTTTTGCATGTCCAAACGGACTATACGCACAACGACGACGGGGGGCAATCAATTTTCGTTTCAAGTAACTTTACGAAGACGTCGCTGTTTAATCATCTAATTATAGTGATGCGAAACACGACGTCTTCGATAAGTGACGACGACGCAGCAAGTGGTCGTTTCGAGTGTAGGTTACAGGTAGAGAAAAGGGAGCGATGCGATTGTGGATGGGGACGCCCAGTAGATCGTCGAATCGTGAACGGGAGTGAGACAGAAAGGAATGAATTTCCGTCGGTAGTTGCGATGATTCATGTCCCCTCGAATTATACCTTTTGCGGTGGGACAATTATCCATCCGCGGTACATTTTGAGTGCTGCTCATTGTTTCGTCTCCCACACTTATCGGAACAGATACGaagtaaaaattcttcttgGAGCCCATAATTATCACGATAAATCCACGAGTTCGTATCATACCGCATATCAGTTTGAGAAAATCATAACGCATCCAAATTACGAAACCACGGAACAGGACAACGACATTTTACTTCTAAAACTTActcgtgaaataattttttcacgtgGCGTGGGCCCGGCTTGTCTGCCATGGAAATTCgtcaattacaatttttacgaCGACGATGTTCAAATGGTAGGTTGGGGAACGACAACTTGGCATGGCCAGCTATCTCAGGTCCCGCGAAAAGTAACGCTCAAAGTCATGGACACAGATATTTGCGACAAGAAAATTGTCTGggtgaacgaaaaaaagttgtgtacGTACGCCGAACAACGAGACGGGTGCCAGTCTGATTCAGGAGGTCCCGTTTATTACACATCGCCAGCAGACAATCGACAATACGTCGTTGGCATAATTAGTTTTGGCATCCGGTGTG CTACAAAAAGTCCCGGGGTGAATACTCGCGTTACTAATTACTTGGCATGGATTGCCATGACTGTCGAGGAAAACGAGAGAGATGCTTTTTGTGccattgaataa
- the LOC134828995 gene encoding venom serine protease-like: MIKFLLFCAFFVIAGALYENNDHVIDLRASQSTYINSPYYPNYTYPPGSSGRYVITAPNGYQIRAECNINIPRGSNGCDQNIFYISPDYNLNLLGAEYLCGMGTVTRTSLFNRMIIAYTSTSTTTAGYFSCLVSVAANPAACDCGWSRSQKLVGGQTTEVNDYVSMAGLVYRPSGSLFCGGTIISYRYIMSAAHCFDTFRQPSEIVARLGDHDLRASTETIYSVDMNIAAILRHPQYNPSTAANDIAILTTASDIIYTRGVGPACLPFLYNANFFDSRTLVAVGWGSETFAGPLSPVLREVSLNVITNANCVSRGYPNLVSSQLCTFSNGRDTCQTDSGGALFYKTTRSFAVAIISFGVACATQTPSVNTRVNSFLTWIQQNTPNAQYCSLYY, translated from the exons atgatcaaattcctgcttttttgtgcgtttttcGTCATTGCCGGCGCTTTGTACGAAAATAATGATCACGTAATCGATTTGAGGGCATCCCAATCGACTTATATCAACTCGCCGTACTACCCGAACTACACTTATCCGCCTGGATCATCGGGAAGATATGTCATTACTGCGCCAAATGGGTACCAAATACGTGCCGAGTGCAACATTAACATCCCAAGA GGAAGCAACGGTTgtgatcaaaatattttctacatCTCACCGGATTACAATTTGAACTTGCTCGGCGCCGAATATTTGTGTGGAATGGGCACTGTGACACGCACTTCGCTGTTCAACAGGATGATTATTGCATACACGAGCACAAGTACAACCACAGCGGGATATTTTTCGTGCCTCGTGAGTGTGGCGGCAAATCCTGCGGCATGCGATTGTGGATGGTCGCGGAGT CAAAAGCTCGTCGGAGGTCAAACCACTGAAGTAAACGACTACGTTTCAATGGCTGGCTTAGTTTATCGTCCCAGCGGATCACTTTTCTGCGGCGGAACCATCA TATCTTACCGTTACATCATGTCAGCTGCCCATTGCTTCGATACCTTCCGCCAACCATCCGAAATTGTCGCTCGTCTCGGCGATCATGACTTACGGGCCTCCACAGAGACAATTTACTCCGTTGACATGAACATTGCTGCCATTCTGCGTCATCCGCAGTACAATCCGAGCACCGCAGCGAACGATATTGCCATTTTAACGACCGCTTCTGACATAATTTACACTCGTGGCGTTGGTCCAGCTTGTCTTCCGTTTCTCTACAACGCAAATTTCTTCGATTCCCGCACTCTCGTCGCCGTCGGATGGGGAAGTGAGACCTTTGCAGGTCCCCTGTCGCCCGTTTTGCGGGAAGTTTCCTTGAATGTCATCACAAATGCGAATTGCGTGTCGCGTGGCTATCCGAATTTGGTCTCGTCGCAACTTTGCACGTTCTCGAATGGGCGCGATACGTGTCAG ACGGATTCGGGCGGCGCGCTGTTCTACAAGACAACACGATCGTTTGCGGTGGCGATAATTAGCTTTGGGGTGGCATGCGCTACACAAACACCCTCCGTAAACACGAGAGTCAACTCCTTCCTCACGTGGATACAGCAAAACACGCCAAATGCCCAATATTGTAGCTTgtattattaa